ACATATTGATCCTAATAGTACTGGAGATTTGGCATTACGTTCGACTTTATATGGTTATAATTCAAATTTTGTATGGCGATCAATGTCTTGGGATAATGAAGTTGCATTTAACAATGGCTCAGGTTCAGGAGACGGAATTGATAAACCAGTTGTTCCTGAGCAACCAGACGTTCCTGGTGAGGTAGAACCAATTCCGGAAGATTCAGATTCAGATACAACAAGTGATTCAGGATCAGATAGTGGTTCAGGCTCGGATAGCACATCGGATTCAACGAGCGATTCAGCATCAGATAGCGGTTCAGATTCAGCAAGCGATTCAGATTCAGCGAGCGATTCAGATTCAGCGAGCGATTCAGATTCGGCGAGTGATTCAGATTCAGCGAGCGATTCAGATTCAGCAAGCGATTCAGATTCAGGCAGCGATTCAGACTCAGACAGCGACTCAGATTCAGACAGCGATTCCGATTCAGATAGCGATTCAGACTCAGACAGTGATTCAGATTCAGATAGCGACTCAGACTCAGACAGTGATTCAGACTCAGACAGCGATTCCGATTCAGATAGCGATTCAGATTCAGATAGTGATTCGGACTCAGACAGCGACTCAGATTCAGATAGCGACTCAGACTCAGATAGCGACTCAGATTCAGATAGCGACTCAGACTCAGACAGTGATTCCGATTCAGACAGTGATTCAGACTCAGATAGTGACTCGGATTCAGATAGCGACTCAGACTCAGACAGTGATTCAGATTCAGATAGCGATTCGGACTCAGACAGTGACTCAGATTCAGACAGCGATTCCGATTCAAATAGCGATTCAGATTCAGACAGTGACTCAGATTCAGATAGTGACTCTGACTCAGACAGTGACTCAGATTCAGATAGCGATTCCGACTCAGATAGTAACTCTGACTCAGAAAGTGGATCAGATTCAGATAGCGATTCTGATTCAGGAAGTGACTCCGACTCAGATAGTGGATCAGACTCAGAAAGTGGATCTGACTCAGATAGTGACTCGGATTCAGATAGCGATTCCGATTCAGATAGTGACTCTGACTCAGGTTCAATCAGTAATGTAGTACCACCGAACACATCTCAAGATAGTGTTAATTCTTCTGATAAAAAAGAAAATAAAAATAGTAAAGAGCCATTACCAGAAACTGGTTCAGATGATTCACCGAATACGTCATTAATTTGGGGATTCCTTGCATCATTAGGATCATTACTACTTTTCAGAAGAAAAAAAGAAAATAAAGATAAGAAATAAATAATGATTATATTAAATAAATATAAAGATTAATAAAGAAGCTACCTTAACAGGTGGCTTTTTTACTTGGATTTTGCAAAAATGTTGCTTGAATATAATTAATAATTAATTCATCTATAGTTAATTATTTTAAAAAGGTAGATGTTATATAATTTGGCTTGGCGAAAAAATAGGGTAAAAGGTAGGTTGTTAATTAGGGAAAATTAAGGAGAAAATACAGTTGAAGAAAAAATTGCTAGTTTTAACATTGGGAGCATTATGTGTATCACAAATTTGGGAAAGCAATCACGCGAGTGCAGTGGTTTCTGGGGAGAAGAATCCATATGAATCTGAGTCATTGAAGTTAACTGGGAAAAGAAGTAATAGCGTTACACCAGAAATGTATAAAGAAAATTTGGAGAAACTAATTGCATCATTATCATTTGCAGATTATGAAAAATACTATGAACCAGAGTACAAAGAAGCCGTTAAAACTTATCAACAGAAGTTTATGGCAGAAGATGCAGCATTAAAAAAGTTCTTTAGAGAAGAGAAGCATATTAAAGAAAATACAAATACTAATGAAATGTTAGGACTTACTGAAGAAAGATATCAACATATATACGATAAATTAAAATCTAATAATGAATGGTTTATGAAAGAGATAAAAAATATTCAAGAACGTTATCAGGATTTAAAAGATTTTGATGAAAAACAACAACATGATGCAGATGTAAAAATCAATGAGTTGGAAAATAAAGTTTTGATGTTGGGATATACTTTTGGAAATGTTGGAGGAGTAAGAACGAATTTATATAGCAAATTAGATTTAATTTTAGGATATGAAGATTACGAAAGAAAATATAAACAGCCTACTAATTCAAGAATGCTAAATGAAAAAATGGAAGATTTAGAAACTATTATTGATGAGTTTTTTGAGGAAATTGGAAAGCAACGACCGATAAATATTCCTACATTAGCATCTGAAAAAGAAAAAGAAACAAATACAAAAAATGCAAATAAGTTAAGAGCTGACACTGAAGCTGCTAAAAATGATGAATCAAAAAGAAGTAGTAGAAGTAAAAGAAGTTTAGATACTCAAAATTATAAATCTGTTTCACAAGAAGTAACTGCAGAGCAAAAAGCTGAATATGAAAAAAGAGCTGAAGAAAGAAAAGCAAGATTTCTAGATAGACAAAAAAGTAAAAAAGAACCGGTTGTATCATTAGAATACGATTTTGAACACAAGCAACGTGTTAACAACGCAAATAACAAACAACTTGTTGTTTCGGCGCCAACAAAGAAACCAACACCACCACCTACATATACTGAAACGACAACACAGGTTCCGATGCCTACTGTAGAGCGTCAAACTCAAGAACAAATTGTTTATAAAGCACCGAAGCAATTGGCTGGATTAAATGGTGAAAGTCATAATTTCTCTACAACGCATCAAACACCAACAACTTCAAATCATACTCACAATAATGTTGTAGAATTTGAAGAAACGTCGGCTTTACCTGGTAGAAAAACAGGTTCTTTAGTTGGTTTGAGTCAAATCGATTCATCTCATTTAACTGAACGTGAAAAACGTGTGATTAAGCGTGAACATGTTAGGGAAGCTCAGAAATTAGTAGAAAACTATAAAGATACACATAGTTATAAAGACCGTTTGAATGCCCAACAAAAAGTAAATACATTAAGTGAAGGGCATCAAAAACGATTTAATAAACAAATAAATAAAGTTTATAACGGCAAATAATAAATACTTAGTCGCAAGTAGTAAATAATTTGCTGAAAAGTAACATATTTTAAACTAGCAATAATATATCAAAGATACATCATGTGAAATTTAAATGAATATCTTATATATAGTCCACATTCCAAGAAGGGTGTGGGCTATTACTTTTTTCACTTTATATTACGAGAAAATTATTATGCTTAACTATAAAAATCAATAATTAATTTTAAGTGGTAAATTAATAAAAATGTTAAGACAACGTTTACGTCAAGTTAATTATTATACATAAAATTCTGATATATAATTCTGTTAGTGAATTAAACAGGGAAATTAAATTGGTTAAAAATATTGAGTCTATATAAAGGAGAAATGACAGATGAAAAAGAAATTATTAGTTTTAACTATGGGCACGCTATTTGCCACACAAATTATAAATTCAAATCACGCTAAAGCTTCAACAGAAAGTGTAAACAAAAACTTTGTAGCTACAGAAGGTGAATTGAAAAAAAATGCAGATCCATCTGTAGCTAGTAAAATTGTAGATAAAAACTTTGCAGTACCAGAATCAAAATTAGGAAACATTGTACCTTCATATAAAGAAAAAGATAATCGTGTCAATGTAACAGGAAATAGAAATGCATCACTGAAAGTTACAAAGCCAAATGATACTAAAGGCCCAGAGGTAAATAGATTTATTACACAAAACAAAGTAAACCAACACTTTATCACTACGCAATCACACTACAAAAAAGTTATTACTTCTTATACAACAACGCATGTACATAAACAAATACATCATACAACAACTTCTATCAATAAGCATTTTACTGTTAAACCACCACAAGTGCCTAGATACAAACACCCATCACAATCTTTAATTATAAATCATCATTTTGCAGTACCTGGTTACCATGCTCATAAATTTGTAACACCTGGACATGCTAGTATTAAAATTCATCATTTTTGTGTTTTACCACAAATAAATAGTTTTAAAGTTATTCCATCATATGGTCAAAGTTCACACCGCATGCATATACCAAGTTTCCAAAATAGTACAACTTCAGTTCATCAAAATTCTAAATTAAATAAAACATATAACTATAAATACTTTTATGCTTATAAAGTATTTAAAGGTGTAAAGAAAGATTTTTCATTTTCAAAATCTCATGAGCATAAAAATGTTCAGCCAGCGTTAAACATCAAAAACGTAAATTATCAATATGCTGTTCCAAGCACTAGTCCTACACACAGCGTTCCCGAATTTAATGGGATATTACCAGCACCACGAGTATAATAATTGACACTTAGTTTACGAGATATGATCAATACCTATTATTTAAAATATAGTCTGCAATCAATGAGGTTGTAGGCTGTATTTTTTACCGATTTGTAGACAACTATCAACGAATAAAATCAATATTACACTTTAAAAATTGCAAATTTAAACTAACCTTAAATAAAATTCCTTTTAATTAAGATAAAATTAAGACTCAAGATAATTGTTAATAGTTTGTTTATCACAAGTTAATTATTTTTTCTAAAATATTGGTATATAATTTTTGATGGCGAAGAAAACAGGGTAAATAAGTCGGTTATAAAATTAGAAAAATTAGGGAGCAAAAACAAATGAAAAGGAAATTATTTATAGTATCAATGGGTGTAATATTTGCG
This is a stretch of genomic DNA from Staphylococcus roterodami. It encodes these proteins:
- the vwb gene encoding von Willebrand factor binding protein Vwb, with the translated sequence MKKKLLVLTLGALCVSQIWESNHASAVVSGEKNPYESESLKLTGKRSNSVTPEMYKENLEKLIASLSFADYEKYYEPEYKEAVKTYQQKFMAEDAALKKFFREEKHIKENTNTNEMLGLTEERYQHIYDKLKSNNEWFMKEIKNIQERYQDLKDFDEKQQHDADVKINELENKVLMLGYTFGNVGGVRTNLYSKLDLILGYEDYERKYKQPTNSRMLNEKMEDLETIIDEFFEEIGKQRPINIPTLASEKEKETNTKNANKLRADTEAAKNDESKRSSRSKRSLDTQNYKSVSQEVTAEQKAEYEKRAEERKARFLDRQKSKKEPVVSLEYDFEHKQRVNNANNKQLVVSAPTKKPTPPPTYTETTTQVPMPTVERQTQEQIVYKAPKQLAGLNGESHNFSTTHQTPTTSNHTHNNVVEFEETSALPGRKTGSLVGLSQIDSSHLTEREKRVIKREHVREAQKLVENYKDTHSYKDRLNAQQKVNTLSEGHQKRFNKQINKVYNGK